From one Eleginops maclovinus isolate JMC-PN-2008 ecotype Puerto Natales chromosome 7, JC_Emac_rtc_rv5, whole genome shotgun sequence genomic stretch:
- the si:ch211-67e16.4 gene encoding uncharacterized protein si:ch211-67e16.4, whose amino-acid sequence MDVSIAVSLIRGQMGAVVERAVNGAVETVLAEMLKVVGVKFEELKVQVALMQRDVASLQREKAQKEKENDNIRAKLRYTELKLKYYRQGVEEELQQRVSASTLSRIHPSIYLQAQRGGAGVSSTEISLSCSTQIKNPEGPLTASDQECSSSHSTSKHAIGVRCHSDAGDLSSDTSDLLLPVSLSLNTPTESSQDSSTERDAVHIKDQENECEWTATLQPHTEAGDALMVPPPVQALTLDPGQKSADGSPSPHVSNQADSSTLLSSAPQVKQEEEEQVICIKEEPEEEQDVMANLLLDCQLQQDHLPESEAQRSLIEWSGLPASQRNNSGAYSSAAPCSGLMPQPLSSLQSMGALPSGIPHRQAVRQWTKDLSLYEEYKLRRNELRKRSINRRRELEKTLPQPMLADLVRDRREKTRLRVARWRAKRKIQACVNQAPAPDGAAGLCQTGFPISSQNQQLRVTCAATSGSHQRQMLQSNSLLNNLSRLQTANSISTNLPFTPSTSPLLRGPNMAPHPHTVTSSSSSFSQAPDGAAGLCQTGFPISSQHQQLRLTGAATSSSQQRQMLQSNSLLNNMSRLQTANSISTNLPFTPSTSSSSSPLLRGPNMAPHPHTVTSSSSSYPQVSLLQQSISLTDTDILQ is encoded by the exons ATGGATGTCAGCATTGCAGTGTCGCTGATTCGAGGTCAGATGGGTGCCGTTGTTGAGCGAGCAGTGAACGGAGCCGTGGAGACGGTGTTGGCTGAGATGCTAAAAGTGGTTGGAGTCAAATTCGAGGAACTGAAAGTCCAAGTGGCCCTGATGCAGAGGGACGTTGCATCATTGCAAAGGGAAAAAGcccaaaaagagaaagagaatgaCAACATCCGTGCCAAGCTGCGGTATACCGAGCTAAAGCTAAAATACTACAGGcaaggagtggaggaggagctgcagcaacGAGTTTCTGCCTCCACTCTGAGCCGCATTCACCCTTCCATTTACCTTCAAGCACAGCGAGGTGGTGCAGGTGTTTCCTCCACTGAGATTTCTCTATCTTGCTCGACCCAGATAAAGAACCCAGAGGGACCACTGACAGCAAGCGATCAAG AATGCAGCTCTTCGCACAGCACGAGCAAGCATGCAATCGGAGTGCGCTGTCATTCAGATGCAGGAGATCTGAGCTCTGACACGTCTGACTTACTGCTGCCAGTCTCACTCTCATTGAACACTCCAACAGAATCTAGTCAGGACAGCAGCACAG AGCGAGATGCAGTTCACATCAAGGATCAGGAGAATGAATGTGAGTGGACAGCCACTCTGCAGCCACACACGGAGGCTGGCGACGCTCTCATGGTTCCTCCTCCTGTCCAGGCTCTAACTCTGGATCCGGGGCAGAAGTCAGCCGATGGCTCACCGTCCCCTCATGTTTCCAACCAGGCCGATAGCTCcactctgctctcctctgcTCCACAG gtgaagcaggaggaggaggaacaggtgATCTGCATAAAGGAGGagccagaggaggagcaggatgtGATGGCCAACCTTCTGCTGGACTGCCAGCTGCAGCAGGATCATCTTCCAGAGTCAGAG GCTCAAAGGTCACTGATAGAGTGGTCAGGACTTCCAGCAAGTCAGAGGAATAACTCTGGAGCCTACAGCTCAGCAGCACCATGCTCTG GTCTGATGCCTCAGCCTTTGAGCTCCCTGCAGTCCATGGGTGCTTTACCATCCGGTATCCCACATCGCCAGGCGGTGCGGCAGTGGACTAAGGACCTCAGTCTTTACGAAGAATACAAACTGCGCAGGAATGAGCTCCGCAAGCGAAGCATCAACAGACGCAGAGAGCTGGAGAAGACACTGCCTCAGCCGATGCTTGCAGATCTG GTACGAGACCGCCGAGAGAAGACCAGATTGAGAGTGGCCAGATGGAGAGCTAAAAGGAAAATCCAGGCCTGTGTTAACCAGGCTCCG GCTCCTGATGGCGCTGCAGGCCTTTGCCAAACTGGTTTTCCCATCAGCAGCCAGAATCAGCAGCTCAGAGTGACTTGTG CTGCCACCTCCGGCAGTCATCAGAGACAGATGCTTCAGTCCAACAGCTTGCTCAACAACCTTTCAAGGCTGCAGACGGCCAACAGCATCTCCACCAACCTCCCCTTCACTCCCTCCACCTCTCCACTCCTGAGAGGACCCAACATGGCCCCACATCCGCACACTGTGacatcttcatcctcttccttcTCACAG GCTCCTGATGGCGCTGCAGGTCTTTGTCAAACTGGTTTTCCCATCAGCAGCCAGCATCAGCAGCTCAGATTGACTGGTG CTGCCACCTCCAGCAGTCAGCAGAGACAGATGCTTCAGTCCAACAGCTTGCTCAACAACATGTCAAGGCTGCAGACGGCAAACAGCATCTCCACCAACCTCCCCTTCACtccctccacctcttcctcctcctctccactcctgaGAGGCCCCAACATGGCCCCACATCCGCACACTGTGacatcttcatcctcttcctaCCCCCAGGTCAGCTTATTGCAGCAGAGCATCTCTCTGACGGACACGGATATTTTGCAGTGA
- the LOC134867650 gene encoding trichohyalin, translated as MKPVKSAASDGQKTSRTEGRGQRQKMKSDAESIGTRTEEERTNGEEADTRHHSALPSVSKRMPHKEGVRGEEKMNKETKELGKVTRQKDESAARRKRRGRLKHKELLGIHEEPMKKGEEEINQNIEESSHLKSTEKPSATQRHNNKTNSEEDTGHLTNNVDKNSQSEISPRSAASLFSQKSLRRSAVSSCEGVVHASATGLASSRGGLSSCSTIMVTEEKLTLNPRKKESSRPRHGQEEEEVVALRLAQRAERRRQEVERKRREQEEEELKQQKREETEERMKSELERERRKRAEELRLRKLAEEEDRRKSEEEEQERARREQAQRERERRRQEERRRQIERLQRMREEEEERTKADLERLRLEEERQQQVERKKLQDMEESERIEYLFMKEENRIYEEEQRKRREEEVTLQVAEKARLQAEQLAREMALLQQQLDVKRCLLLEAAGLEKTQCISRPWIYSYFTLLQLLGDNPTTAETTTSGL; from the exons ATGAAACCAGTCAAAAGTGCAGCCTCAGATGGACAGAAGACATCGAGGACGGAAGGAAGAGGGCAGAGGCAAAAGATGAAAAGTGATGCTGAATCAATCGGGACGCggacagaagaggagaggactAACGGAGAAGAAGCAGATACCCGGCACCATTCTGCTCTCCCATCTGTA AGCAAAAGGATGCCACACAAGGAAGGAgtcagaggagaagagaagatgaACAAGGAGACAAAAGAGCTAGGAAAAGTGACAAGACAGAAGGATGAGTCGGCTgcaaggaggaagaggagagggaggctgaaacacaaagagctaCTTG GAATCCATGAGGAGCCCATGAAGAAAGGGGAGGAGGAAATTAACCAAAACATTGAAGAGTCTTCTCACCTAAAATCCACTGAAAAGCCCTCTGCAACGCAAagacacaataacaaaacaaattcagagGAGGACACAGGGCATCTTACCAATAATGTGGACAAAAACAGCCAATCGGAGATCTCCCCCAGGTCTGCTGCATCCCTGTTCAGCCAGAAGAGCCTGAGGAGGTCTGCTGTCTCTTCCTGTGAGGGTGTGGTGCATGCCAGCGCTACAGGTCTCGCTTCATCACGTGGCGGCCTGTCTTCATGTTCAACCATCATGGTAACAGAGGAAAAGTTGACGCTGAACCCTAGAAAGAAAGAG tcctCCAGGCCTAGACATGgccaggaggaggaagaggtggtaGCTCTGCGTCTTGCCCAGCGAGCAGAGAGACGGAGGCAGGAGgtggagaggaaaaggagggagcaggaggaagaggagttgaAACAACAGAAGAGGGAGGAGACCGAGGAGAGGATGAAGAGTGAGCttgagagggagaggaggaagagggctGAAGAGCTCAG ACTGAGGAAGCTGGCGGAAGAGGAAGATAGGAGGAAgagcgaggaagaggagcaggagcgaGCGAGACGGGAACAGGCACAacgagaaagagagaggaggaggcaggaggagaggaggaggcagatCGAGCGACTCCAGAggatgagagaggaggaggaagagaggacgaaag CTGATCTTGAGCGTCTGCGCCTTGAAGAGGAGAGGCAACAGCAAGTGGAGAGGAAGAAGCTACAGGACATGGAAGAGAGTGAGAGGATAGAGTACCTCTTTATGAAGGAGGAGAACAGGATATACGAAGAGGAGCAGCgtaaaaggagagaggaggaggtcacTTTACAGGTCGCAGAGAAAGCAAGGCTGCAGGCAGAACAGCTTGCAAG AGAGATGGCGCTTTTGCAGCAGCAGTTGGACGTTAAAAGGTGTCTGTTGTTGGAGGCTGCAGGTCTGGAGAAAACCCAGTGTATCTCCAGACCGTGGATCTACTCTTACTTCACTTTGTTACAGCTACTGGGTGATAATCCAACTACAGCTGAGACCACAACCTCTggcctttaa